One part of the Rutidosis leptorrhynchoides isolate AG116_Rl617_1_P2 chromosome 1, CSIRO_AGI_Rlap_v1, whole genome shotgun sequence genome encodes these proteins:
- the LOC139890277 gene encoding uncharacterized protein, which produces MGFGSKWINWICSCLKSASISVLINGSPTSEFSLGRGIRQGDPLSPFLFILAGEGLNIMSKMATEKGLFKGVEIGDNKVPLSHLQYADDTIFIGEWTRSNAYSLQNLLKCFELASGLKVNFNKSCIYGIGVNSDEINHVASRLNCKVGSFPFTYLGLPIGEKMSKRKNWDIIVEKIKSRLSSWKMRSLSSGGRIVLIKSILNSLPLYFFSLFRAPKCVLKLLEDVRREFFWGGSDTSHKISWVKWEKVVSPYESGGLNLGTEITELGIPFRDSFFKKVGDGSSTSFWNDNWTGKGRLSIIFPRLHRLDMADQASVLDRLEWAADGPKFRPVWAREPRGRANGELAELEKIIEDYNFDRDKKDEWKWSLSSNGNFTVKSLTSIIYVHFYSGISSSFESMRNKLLPKKIEIFVWRATQKRLPVRNELDKRGIDLDTVRCPLCDSDIETVDHALDTVRCPLCDSDIETVDHALLLCNKALEIWNRVSSWWGFNLSPTLTLNEILRGNGPSNLTENGKCMWQAVAWVCTYLIWVNRNNVVFRGKGWSTPVAINEIQVKSFEWLSHRSRGRKLDWLTWLCNPDTYLN; this is translated from the exons ATGGGTTTTGGTTCAAAGTGGATAAATTGGATTTGTTCGTGCTTAAAATCCGCATCTATCTCGGTCTTGATTAATGGGTCTCCTACTAGTGAATTTTCACTTGGTAGGGGAATTAGGCAAGGTGACCCGCTATCTCCTTTTCTCTTTATCTTAGCCGGAGAAGGATTGAATATTATGTCGAAAATGGCTACCGAAAAAGGGCTTTTCAAAGGTGTTGAAATTGGAGATAATAAAGTTCCCCTCTCCCATTTACAATATGCCGACGATACTATCTTTATTGGGGAATGGACTCGATCGAATGCTTATAGCCTCCAAAATCTCCTAAAATGTTTTGAATTGGCATCCggtttaaaagtaaattttaataaaagttgcatCTATGGTATTGGGGTTAATTCGGATGAAATTAATCATGTGGCAAGTCGCTTGAATTGTAAAGTTGGTAGCTTTCCGTTTACATACCTAGGACTACCAATTGGTGAGAAAATGTCAAAACGAAAAAATTGGGACATCATTGTTGAGAAAATCAAATCGAGGCTTTCGAGTTGGAAAATGAGATCGTTGTCATCCGGAGGAAGAATTGTCCTAATCAAATCGATCCTAAATAGTCTTCCCTTGTATTTCTTCTCTCTCTTTCGTGCTCCTAAGTGTGTGTTAAAGTTATTGGAAGATGTGAGGCGAgagtttttttggggcgggtcggataCGAGTCACAAAATCtcgtgggttaaatgggaaaaAGTTGTTTCACCTTATGAATCGGGCGGGCTAAATTTGG GTACCGAGATTACTGAGCTGGGGATTCCATTCCGGGATTCCTTTTTCAAGAAAGTTGGTGATGGTTCTTCAACAAGCTTCTGGAATGACAATTGGACGGGCAAAGGTCGACTAAGCATAATTTTTCCAAGACTTCACAGACTAGACATGGCGGATCAAGCTTCAGTTCTGGACAGGCTCGAGTGGGCTGCTGATGGGCCGAAATTCAGGCCTGTATGGGCCCGTGAACCAAGGGGCCGCGCTAATGGAGAGTTGGCCGAACTTGAAAAAATTATCGAGGATTATAATTTTGATCGGGACAAGAAAGACGAATGGAAATGGTCACTTTCATCAAACGGTAACTTTACGGTTAAAAGTCTTACTTCAATTATTTATGTTCATTTTTATTCGGGTATCTCCTCCTCGTTTGAATCTATGCGAAATAAATTATTACCAAAGAAGATTGAAATATTTGTATGGAGGGCTACTCAAAAACGTCTACCCGTTAGGAATGAACTAGATAAGCGAGGTATAGACTTAGACACCGTTCGTTGCCCGTTATGTGATAGTGACATTGAGACCGTAGATCATGCACTAGACACCGTTCGTTGCCCGTTATGTGATAGTGACATTGAGACCGTAGATCATGCACTACTTCTATGCAATAAGGCTTTGGAGATTTGGAACCGGGTTTCTTCATGGTGGGGATTTAACTTATCGCCTACCCTTACTTTGAATGAAATCCTACGTGGAAATGGACCGAGCAACTTAACAGAAAATGGGAAATGCATGTGGCAAGCGGTTGCGTGGGTTTGTACCTATCTTATTTGGGTAAATAGAAACAACGTTGTTTTTCGAGGAAAAGGTTGGAGCACCCCGGTGGCAATAAACGAGATTCAAGTAAAGTCTTTTGAATGGCTTTCCCATCGATCCCGAGGTCGAAAATTAGATTGGTTAACGTGGTTGTGTAATCCTGACACTTACCTAAATTAG